The following are encoded in a window of Anopheles stephensi strain Indian chromosome X, UCI_ANSTEP_V1.0, whole genome shotgun sequence genomic DNA:
- the LOC118512702 gene encoding lipid storage droplets surface-binding protein 2 yields the protein MSSKVQENGSATTNTSAPTNTDTAVSNNSALLPHLESLDRMLKLPVVDATWQQTQNVYGRVKDYNPLLTWALGTAEDVVCRAVTISAPLVQKLDRPLQLVDQTLVKGIDKLEVNAPIIKEQPAEIYQQARSKVIETVKPHIEKVCELRSASQQRAASLKDLSWRKANEVLATQYGSLAVNGVDTTAQLAERLLDYYFPKSDSDADDDNVPISAKDDPVLHTVQTVGRLSNKVARRVYRTVSTQVKSLRKEDVRDYVATLIAVLRLTQYLNFINEKRQAVEGSTKDVTPSTPNTVTPVTNTASTSDVVATTKSSKTLEQKQN from the exons ATGTCGTCCAAAGTGCAGGAAAATGGCagtgccaccaccaacacctccGCACCAACCAACACGGACACTGCGGTATCGAACAACAGTGCCCTTCTGCCACACCTCGAATCGCTCGACCGAATGCTCAAGCTACCGGTTGTAGATGCGACCTGGCAGCAAACCCAGAACGTGTACGGCCGCGTGAAAG ACTATAATCCTCTGTTGACGTGGGCACTAGGAACAGCTGAAGATGTCGTATGCCGGGCTGTTACCATTTCCGCGCCACTCGTACAGAAACTCGATCGCCCGTTGCAGCTGGTGGACCAGACGTTGGTCAAAGGTATCGACAAACTGGAGGTGAACGCACCGATCATCAAGGAGCAACCGGCCGAAATTTACCAGCAGGCACGTAGCAAGGTCATCGAAACGGTGAAACCACACATCGAGAAGGTGTGCGAGTTGCGTTCCGCATCCCAGCAGCGTGCCGCATCCTTGAAGGATTTGTCGTGGCGCAAAGCGAATGAAGTGCTGGCCACGCAGTACGGTAGCCTGGCAGTGAACGGTGTCGACACGACGGCTCAGTTGGCCGAGCGTCTGCTCGATTATTACTTCCCCAAGTCGGATTCGGATGCGGATGACGATAATG TCCCCATCTCTGCGAAGGATGATCCGGTGCTACACACGGTGCAAACGGTTGGTCGTCTATCAAACAAGGTTGCCCGTCGCGTCTACCGTACCGTGTCCACGCAGGTGAAGTCTCTCCGAAAGGAGGACGTTCGCGACTACGTTGCGACCCTTATTGCCGTGCTGCGCCTCACCCAGTACCTGAACTTTATCAACGAAAAGCGACAGGCGGTGGAGGGCAGCACCAAGGATGTAACGCCCAGCACACCTAATACCGTCACCCCTGTAACCAACACCGCCAGCACCTCTGATGTGGTTGCCACCACGAAGAGCAGTAAAACTTtggagcaaaagcaaaactag